One Ctenopharyngodon idella isolate HZGC_01 chromosome 3, HZGC01, whole genome shotgun sequence genomic window, ctgggtttggcggttgccaggagaacggtacttgcctgactgcattgtgccaagtgtaaagtttggtggaggggggattatggtgtgaggttgtttttcaggggttgggcttggccccttagttccagtgaaaggagcTCTTAATGCTttagcataccaagacattttggacaatttcaggctcccaactttgtgggaacagtttggggatggccccttcctgttccaacatgactgcgcaccagtgcacaaagcaaggtccataaagacatggatgagcgagtttggtgtggaggaacttgactggcctgcacagagtcctgaccttaacccgatagaacacctttgggatgaattagagcggagactgcgatccaggccttctcgccaacatcactgcctgacctcacagaTGCGcctctagaagaatggtcaaaaattcccataaacacactcttaaaccttgtggaaagccttcccagaagagttgaggctgttatagctgcaaagggtgggccaactccatattaaaccctacggattaagaatgggatgtcattaaagttcatgtgcacgtaaaggcaggcatcccaaaacttttggcaatatagtgtctAGGTTTTCCAAGACTGTGAGAATCTTGGTTCTTCAAtgaagaagaagagaaagaaaagaaaaaaaaaaacaattgttgagagtttataaagtaaaaacatcttgattttttaattgtttttattagtatcttttaaagcattttatacCATGGTCTGTCTAAATACCCTATTCTGATTGGATGGAAGGTGTGCAATAAAACCGTTTAATGCACAAATAATTCCATATCAGTTAAATCACCATTCTATATAAATCTTTCCCTACATGttgtgcattaaaatcatttaatgcacagctagttGTGGATTAACCCTTACTTAAGTTATCTCAaggccccctggttgagaaccactgctacAGACTTTTGTTGTgtggccaaaaaacaaaacaacagacattttttttaatcattgaaATTGCTTTATTAACTTCTCTTCTTCATTTAAATCCCTTCTGATTAGTGGCTCAGAAAATCTTGAGCCAGAAGGAGCATAAGGTGGAGCTTGGGGAGTGTACCATCACTGTGCAGGCTAAACCCATTCAGTTCCTGGTACCTGAATATGTTGAGGTAATGGAGACAAGCTGACTTCCATTTACCTATGGATTGCAGTGTGTTCCTATGAACTATCATGACATAAAacgtctctctctttctctctccatctgTTAGATGGAAACACAGGTGTGCCCACGCAGAATCCTAGTCTCTAACCTGCCAAAGGAAGAACCTGAGGACCGAGTACTAGACAAACTGGACATCCATTTCTCTAGGACCAGAAACGGAGGTGGCGAGGTGGAGGAAACAGACATGCTGCACGACTCTGGCACTGTGGTCATTACCTTCGTAGATGATAATAGTACGTTAACCGAATTCATGCAATCTGACATATCTCAGCGCAAGATACTTGAGGtgtttttttctaattattCTATTTGTTTCTCATTTGTCTTCAGTTGCCAAACGTCTCTCAGACAAACAGGATCATGAGGTAGATTTTGGTAAGAAGAAGTACAAGGTGAAGGTCACTCCATTCCTCAATGGCGAGATTTCGCAGATGATGGTATGTCACgttaatttaaattgttaatACCGGTGTTGTTTATCATGTAAACTGACTGTTGCTCCCTCTCAGATCTGTAATTCAGAGTGCATGCACACAGTGCTGCTTACGGGCATCCCTGACATCATGGACAAAGACAACCTGCAGGACAACCTGGAGATCCACTTCCAGAAGACAACCAATGGCGGCGGAGAGGTGGAAAGCATCATCTACAACCCTTTGGACCACACCACCCTGGCTTTGTTTGAAGAAGACTCTCCTAAAGATAGCCAGATGGTGTGAGAAAGCTAATAAACTTCTACAGCCCGGATGTCTAATGCTGCCTGTAGACGACAAATTAGAGGATTAATTCATAATAGACTATGCGGGACTCTTTGTAAACTCTTGATTTGGGGATATTCTGCAGAAAGACAATATGGATCTGATCTTTACCTCATTATCCTTAATAGAATATAAGttcattatataataataatatacttcATTATTggataaatttttttttcttatttaaaattcTTAGTTATATTCTTTGTCATTTGATGATAAAAATGTGGTCAGATTGAGTTAAGGTGTATGGGTTAATCTGAATCAGAggaaacatttctcaaaacaatTATCCGTATGTGAAAACAACAAAACCTTAAAAAGAACAAAGtcttaaataaatgtgaaaattaatgttgtgttttaagaccattttcattaatattattattattttttttttacatgacacGTAATCTTATCTGTTtcaatgttttgattttttggTCACTCATTCTCACTCATTACTGTAACAAAATGGTTTTATAATTTACTTTTAGTGATTATTAGATTATATCTAATAAGATAGCTATAAAGAAAATACACTAAAATTTTAtactaaatacatatataataataacaatatggAATCATCTTaagccaaggaatcagagggaaaaaaaaaaaaaaattgtttctagcccttatggttcaaaagttattagcataaatgtaAGTGAAATTTTGGACAtgtggtggcgctagagggattaagttagagactccaaaattgGTGTGGTTAATGTTGGGACTGacctctatcagtgtgccaaatttcataactttcttGCAAGCAGTTCTATAGGCTGCCATAGACTTACCGAGCGGAAGAAGAACGCCAACGGATAAGGTGCCTACggaccttcggtgcttggcccctaattttcggtaacactttattttgaaggtcccctttagacattctactaatgataagtaactttgcaactacatgtcaacttattttactaaccctaaaccccAACATAACAGTGTACTAATACTCTagtgagagttagttgacatgtattagcaaagttacttatagttagtagaatgtctaaagtggaccatcgaaatggAGCGTAACCTAATTTTCCTTTGGGATAAAATATGAATCAGACGTGTTTTTGACAAGTGACATTCAGCCAATAATGTGTGCAAGTTTCCAAACATTTTACAGCCacaaaatagacatttttaataACCACACATGAAAGCAAACCAGAGCTACCGAAACAGATATTTGTAGGTGGTTGAAGCAAAAggcatattatatatttgaacACAAATTGAGTTTATTTGTAAAAAGACAGTAACAGAAAGAGTAAAGACATCTACTCCAAAAACCAACCAATCATGAACACAACAGCAGTCCGCCTCAGCACAGTAATGACATGTGAATGATGGTGAACTCAAAGAGAAAGTAACAGTCAACTCCATCAGGCACTTAGATAGAAAACAGATGTGGAGTGTACAGATTAAAATGCAAGTTTAAAatgaagaccaaaaaaaaaaaaaaattgaaataaggGGGTGTTCACaaagagtttaaaaaaacaaacaaaaaaaaaaacagccgaTAGGTATTCTAGCCATATAACCACTAAAACAACACCAGAAATAAGTTAAAACCGTTACATTCTACATGTTCAGCAAACATTACAGATTTCACACACATGTACATACAGGTCACATTGTAATTCCAGATATCAATTAGATAACACACACAGCCTAGTGATGATCACCTACGATAATCACATCAACATTTTTCTAATGGTCTCTAGAGCTGCTATGTCCGGGCTGTCATGAAGCCCTTTGTGCGTGCATAAGTTCAGCTCATGGTTTTAAATCATCTAAATCCGGCGATAATATATTGTCCTTGAAGTAGCACCCTTCTCTAGATAGACATATACAATCATTTACACTTTGTTTACATTTTGGACATATAAAGACCAATTTAGtgtcttttaaaagaaaacagaactgtttaaattaaagcatgatgaataaatgtatatccccttgttaaaaaaaaaaagccatgatGATCTGTTCTCTTAGATTACACAAAATGAACAAGCAGCTCAGTAAATGAACATCTACATTAAAATCAATATGTGCTGAAGTCTGATCCTTCTCAACTGCCTGATTTCTTATCACCATTCCCTcaatataaaaactaaaatgttaaTACAGTTAAAAGTTGTAGTTTTCAGCTATTTTTGGAGACAAAAAGGAAACAACGAAAGCATGACTggttggagaaaaaaaacaaaaacaggatcAGCAACTACTGCAAGGAGAACACATTTGCTTGTGCCTTTGTACTTAGTTATATATGGCTTATGACGCTTGTGCTCGACAGGTTTAAGGACGATTTCTAATGCTACAAATTGTGCCATATGCATCTCTAAGCAAGCAGGATGTAAGGTCATTTGGAAAGActgcatatttttatatataggtGATTTTCCATTTAGAAAGGTTGTTACTGTAGAATAACGGCCCTGTCTGTTTAGTCCACACAGAAACACATGAGATGAGAGGTTTTAGACATGAAACCTGCATCAGAGCAGTTAGACGACCAGCGGTGCCCAGTCCCTCTGAATGCGCCCATACTGTACATAGAGAAACAGAGGTTTAGGATGGAATGAAAGAGAAATTtggattatatattatatatatatatatatatatatatatatatatatatatataaaattccaAAAGTAACAAGATTTTGAGGAAAATCTCTCTACCTGGATGTCAGTGAGCTCCTTATGGAATCTCTTGGCAAGGTCTGGACCGTTCTTCATTGTAGGAATTTGGTAGGTCTAAAAGATAAAAAGTTTTCAATAAAtgtagtaatatttatttagctGTAAAAATGCTTTCAAATGGATATTTGCATTAGAGAACTGAAGTGTGTATTTCCTGGTTACCTTTCCTCTGTAGAGCAGACTGCCAACTGGACAAACCACACATGCAGTACCAGAACCGAACACCTCCAGAATCCGTCCATCATCTAAAGCGCCTATCAGCTCCTGCATTAATACTCGACGCTCTGTCACTTTGAAGTCCCCCTACAAAAGACACACAACCCTTATATAAAAGGACTATGGTGGAATCATGATACAGGTATGGCAACTGACATTGTGGTACTTGATATATAACATGTTATGGCACATGTCCTTAATGCATCATATCATGGTCATTATTATTAACATATAAATTCAAGCAAACCTTTATATACACTgccctccaaaagtttggaaacacccctggcaaagtgtggttttggacgatatcagcataaatccttatcattttttggtgcaaatacattaaagtaacttgacattatcattgaagaccagcaataataattttcattttgattacataataATGGCAATATATACATGTCAAAGTCAGACATGCCCCTTTGCCATCTGTGATGCCTGGTTACTGGTTTAAACTTGGCCCAGGTTTGTAAAAGATTTTTGGGTCAGCACACCTTAATAGCTTCAACAATTGATTGCCAATTAAGTTTAGAATACAATGAACCAATTAGAATCCAGTTTAGGTCAGACAGCTGCTAATGgtggatattttgatgaatcgaAAATGTAAGTTTCTTCTATGTATgaattatgtaataaaatatgtttttgtagtttgtgttgtcccttatcagtgcaaaattatcacaaattaaaaaGGATTCATGCCAATATTGTCCAAAACCCCACCCCACTTTTCCAGGgcatttccaaacttttggagggcagtgtatatatatatatatatatatatatatatatatatatatattagattgACAATTGATAGATGTAATCTTCATTTCCCTGCTCACAGTGCCTTTCACTTTTTCTTCTTCCCCTTTTTCATCAGTGTTTCATATTTCTGTTTCTCTCACCCATTCTCTGGCGAGGTCCAGCAGCGACTGTCTGGTGACTCCTGGAAGAATGACACCATCAAGCGGAGGGGTGACGAGCTCTTTCTCTGCAAAGACACACAAATGTCCACAAAAAGATTAAGATATGTTAATATGTATCACCAGCAGGGGGAGACAAGCATAATCATTCCACATGGAATACTGAACTATCAACTAAATGTCAACATCTTGCCAAAATATACAGCAGGGCTCACTGCATGAGAAACTgtatcccataatgcaatgcaatgtttTTATCTCTTCAGAGCTCCCACACCATTTGATAAATGAATTTCCATGGCTTTCCCATTCCTTCATGATTATctaataaggattttttttaaaaaacaccttATAGATTTTAAACAAAGAACAATTTCTAGCCAAGTACATATTTTAGAGAAGAGCGCATGCACAACtgaacttttaaaaattatattctttATAGAAATTACATAACTtaagattttattcattttcaagaCTTTTCTGGGCCTGCATGTCTCAACTCACTGAACCCTGTAAGGtattttctctcacacacacgtatatgtggtttacggggactctccataggcgtaatggtttttttcctgtacaaactgtattctATCCCCCCACaatacccctacccctaaacctacccatcacaggaaactgcatttttta contains:
- the ifi35 gene encoding interferon-induced protein 35, with translation MSTEDFSLVVDGESLDSKQKEIQNCKKKYDALLAEQKLLREGIDMNKNFAKEFKQRAEKRKVSVEEENKKYTTAIQKEKERCRNKLEEQNKLEKEIMKIREELQSLDYKNSSLKKQTEISTAVPERRVVFRGKTKEGAHAVSFDVKSRIVYPMEGGTALITFEEEDVAQKILSQKEHKVELGECTITVQAKPIQFLVPEYVEMETQVCPRRILVSNLPKEEPEDRVLDKLDIHFSRTRNGGGEVEETDMLHDSGTVVITFVDDNIAKRLSDKQDHEVDFGKKKYKVKVTPFLNGEISQMMICNSECMHTVLLTGIPDIMDKDNLQDNLEIHFQKTTNGGGEVESIIYNPLDHTTLALFEEDSPKDSQMV